A region of Argentina anserina chromosome 5, drPotAnse1.1, whole genome shotgun sequence DNA encodes the following proteins:
- the LOC126793114 gene encoding probable pectinesterase/pectinesterase inhibitor 7 isoform X2 gives MASKLFNPLVTSELSLLFLSIFALFISHSSAADVPLNTSVPPETICKSTPHPSVCIFVLPHKNANVYDFGRFSVQHSFVQSQKLLDMINKYLQGSSSLSQPEIQAIQDCKSLALLNIDFLSNTLETVNKTSGVLPSSDADDVQTLLSAILTNQQTCYDGLQSVSSVQNDLSVSISNGTNFYSVSLALVTKGWVPKSHKNYGTPNQSKKHLNEEVMVRDIVIVSQDGSGDFTTINDAINAAPNNSVASDGYFLVYVTAGVYEEYVSIISKKKYLLLIGDGINQTIITGSHSVGGGSTTFNSATLAVVAPGFIAVNITVRNTAGPSMGQAVAVRNGADLSVFYSCSFEGYQDTLYTHSMRQFYRECDIYGTVDFIFGNAAVVFQNCNIYPRQPLKGQSNPITAQGRTDPNQNTGTSIQNCTIKAADDLASSNFTVKTYLGRPWKEYSRTVYLQNFMDSLIDPAGWLAWSGDFALSTLYYAEYDNRGPGADTSNRVKWPGYRVIGATDAANFTVSNFLLGDSWLPQTGVPYTGGLV, from the exons ATGGCTTCTAAGCTCTTCAATCCTCTTGTAACTTCAGAACTATCACTACTATTCCTTAGCATTTTCGCTTTGTTTATATCCCATTCTTCAGCTGCAGATGTTCCTCTTAACACTTCTGTTCCGCCTGAAACCATTTGCAAGTCCACTCCACACCCTTCTGTTTGCATTTTCGTCCTCCCTCACAAAAACGCCAATGTCTATGACTTCGGCCGCTTTTCAGTCCAACACTCATTCGTCCAATCCCAAAAGCTTCTAGATATGATCAACAAGTATCTTCAAGGAAGTTCGAGTTTATCACAGCCGGAAATTCAAGCCATCCAAGATTGCAAGTCCCTTGCATTGTTAAATATTGATTTCTTATCAAACACTCTGGAAACTGTTAACAAAACAAGTGGTGTTCTTCCTAGCTCCGATGCTGACGATGTTCAAACCCTGCTCAGTGCCATCTTGACCAACCAGCAGACGTGTTATGATGGCCTTCAATCTGTGAGTTCAGTCCAAAATGATCTTTCAGTGTCCATCTCTAATGGTACAAATTTTTATAGTGTCTCCTTAGCGTTGGTTACGAAAGGTTGGGTGCCAAAGAGTCACAAAAATTATGGAACACCAAACCAGTCTAAGAAACATCTCA ATGAAGAGGTTATGGTGAGGGACATTGTTATTGTTAGCCAAGATGGAAGTGGAGACTTCACTACCATCAACGATGCCATAAATGCTGCTCCAAATAACTCCGTTGCTAGTGATGGTTATTTCTTGGTATATGTCACTGCCGGCGTTTATGAAGAGTATGTATCAATTATATCAAAAAAGAAGTACTTGTTACTGATCGGAGACGGTATCAATCAGACAATCATTACAGGAAGCCACAGCGTTGGAGGCGGTTCAACCACCTTCAACTCTGCCACTTTAG CTGTCGTAGCACCAGGGTTTATAGCAGTGAATATAACTGTTCGAAACACCGCTGGACCAAGCATGGGGCAAGCAGTTGCGGTTCGAAATGGAGCGGACTTGTCAGTTTTCTATAGCTGCAGCTTTGAGGGATACCAAGACACCTTGTACACACATTCTATGAGACAATTCTACAGAGAATGTGACATCTATGGAACGGTTGATTTCATATTCGGAAATGCTGCAGTTGTTTTCCAAAATTGCAACATATACCCTCGCCAGCCTCTCAAAGGCCAATCCAATCCCATCACAGCTCAGGGTCGAACAGATCCGAATCAGAACACAGGGACATCAATCCAGAATTGCACCATTAAAGCCGCTGATGATTTGGCTTCGAGTAACTTCACTGTCAAGACATATCTCGGAAGGCCATGGAAAGAGTATTCGAGGACAGTCTACTTGCAGAATTTTATGGATAGTTTGATTGATCCTGCTGGTTGGCTCGCGTGGAGTGGTGATTTTGCACTGAGCACATTGTATTATGCTGAGTATGATAATAGGGGACCTGGAGCAGACACTAGCAACAGAGTTAAATGGCCTGGTTACCGTGTGATTGGTGCAACTGATGCTGCAAATTTTACAGTATCAAACTTCCTGCTGGGGGATAGTTGGTTGCCTCAAACGGGAGTCCCTTACACCGGTGGCTTAGTGTAA
- the LOC126793114 gene encoding probable pectinesterase/pectinesterase inhibitor 20 isoform X1, whose amino-acid sequence MASKLFNPLVTSELSLLFLSIFALFISHSSAADVPLNTSVPPETICKSTPHPSVCIFVLPHKNANVYDFGRFSVQHSFVQSQKLLDMINKYLQGSSSLSQPEIQAIQDCKSLALLNIDFLSNTLETVNKTSGVLPSSDADDVQTLLSAILTNQQTCYDGLQSVSSVQNDLSVSISNGTNFYSVSLALVTKGWVPKSHKNYGTPNQSKKHLSFRKGRLSLKMSSKARAVYDSVINRRRHLLQAGDEEVMVRDIVIVSQDGSGDFTTINDAINAAPNNSVASDGYFLVYVTAGVYEEYVSIISKKKYLLLIGDGINQTIITGSHSVGGGSTTFNSATLAVVAPGFIAVNITVRNTAGPSMGQAVAVRNGADLSVFYSCSFEGYQDTLYTHSMRQFYRECDIYGTVDFIFGNAAVVFQNCNIYPRQPLKGQSNPITAQGRTDPNQNTGTSIQNCTIKAADDLASSNFTVKTYLGRPWKEYSRTVYLQNFMDSLIDPAGWLAWSGDFALSTLYYAEYDNRGPGADTSNRVKWPGYRVIGATDAANFTVSNFLLGDSWLPQTGVPYTGGLV is encoded by the exons ATGGCTTCTAAGCTCTTCAATCCTCTTGTAACTTCAGAACTATCACTACTATTCCTTAGCATTTTCGCTTTGTTTATATCCCATTCTTCAGCTGCAGATGTTCCTCTTAACACTTCTGTTCCGCCTGAAACCATTTGCAAGTCCACTCCACACCCTTCTGTTTGCATTTTCGTCCTCCCTCACAAAAACGCCAATGTCTATGACTTCGGCCGCTTTTCAGTCCAACACTCATTCGTCCAATCCCAAAAGCTTCTAGATATGATCAACAAGTATCTTCAAGGAAGTTCGAGTTTATCACAGCCGGAAATTCAAGCCATCCAAGATTGCAAGTCCCTTGCATTGTTAAATATTGATTTCTTATCAAACACTCTGGAAACTGTTAACAAAACAAGTGGTGTTCTTCCTAGCTCCGATGCTGACGATGTTCAAACCCTGCTCAGTGCCATCTTGACCAACCAGCAGACGTGTTATGATGGCCTTCAATCTGTGAGTTCAGTCCAAAATGATCTTTCAGTGTCCATCTCTAATGGTACAAATTTTTATAGTGTCTCCTTAGCGTTGGTTACGAAAGGTTGGGTGCCAAAGAGTCACAAAAATTATGGAACACCAAACCAGTCTAAGAAACATCTCAGTTTTCGAAAGGGCCGATTGTCACTGAAAATGTCAAGCAAAGCTCGTGCAGTTTACGACTCAGTTATAAATCGACGAAGACACCTTCTTCAGGCTGGAGATGAAGAGGTTATGGTGAGGGACATTGTTATTGTTAGCCAAGATGGAAGTGGAGACTTCACTACCATCAACGATGCCATAAATGCTGCTCCAAATAACTCCGTTGCTAGTGATGGTTATTTCTTGGTATATGTCACTGCCGGCGTTTATGAAGAGTATGTATCAATTATATCAAAAAAGAAGTACTTGTTACTGATCGGAGACGGTATCAATCAGACAATCATTACAGGAAGCCACAGCGTTGGAGGCGGTTCAACCACCTTCAACTCTGCCACTTTAG CTGTCGTAGCACCAGGGTTTATAGCAGTGAATATAACTGTTCGAAACACCGCTGGACCAAGCATGGGGCAAGCAGTTGCGGTTCGAAATGGAGCGGACTTGTCAGTTTTCTATAGCTGCAGCTTTGAGGGATACCAAGACACCTTGTACACACATTCTATGAGACAATTCTACAGAGAATGTGACATCTATGGAACGGTTGATTTCATATTCGGAAATGCTGCAGTTGTTTTCCAAAATTGCAACATATACCCTCGCCAGCCTCTCAAAGGCCAATCCAATCCCATCACAGCTCAGGGTCGAACAGATCCGAATCAGAACACAGGGACATCAATCCAGAATTGCACCATTAAAGCCGCTGATGATTTGGCTTCGAGTAACTTCACTGTCAAGACATATCTCGGAAGGCCATGGAAAGAGTATTCGAGGACAGTCTACTTGCAGAATTTTATGGATAGTTTGATTGATCCTGCTGGTTGGCTCGCGTGGAGTGGTGATTTTGCACTGAGCACATTGTATTATGCTGAGTATGATAATAGGGGACCTGGAGCAGACACTAGCAACAGAGTTAAATGGCCTGGTTACCGTGTGATTGGTGCAACTGATGCTGCAAATTTTACAGTATCAAACTTCCTGCTGGGGGATAGTTGGTTGCCTCAAACGGGAGTCCCTTACACCGGTGGCTTAGTGTAA